One Methylobacterium sp. AMS5 genomic region harbors:
- a CDS encoding aminotransferase class IV, which produces MLWSNGRLVEGGTLPFAMGDRGLLLGDGVFDTALAIQGQVAFEAAHVDRLAAAAETLGFAIARAQIVEAMRALAGTAPLAAIRTTLTRGPGPRGLAPPPEPNPFLFGSAAPARAALFFAPLRLALTEIARNETSPAARLKTLGYLDAVLAARAAQAQGFDEALFLNTRGRVACAGTGNVFAVFGGTLVTPPLEDGVLPGIVRAELLSNLAPSVGITVEERPLLPSELAAAEALFVTNSLRLLAPVTVLGARAYDSAGHGTVRRLCAALRETVAAECGVEADALDP; this is translated from the coding sequence ATGCTGTGGTCTAACGGGCGGCTGGTCGAGGGCGGCACCCTCCCCTTCGCCATGGGGGACCGTGGCCTGCTGCTCGGCGACGGCGTGTTCGACACCGCCCTCGCGATTCAGGGGCAGGTCGCCTTCGAGGCCGCCCATGTTGATCGCCTCGCCGCCGCCGCGGAGACGCTCGGCTTCGCGATCGCGCGGGCGCAGATCGTCGAAGCGATGCGCGCGCTGGCCGGCACCGCGCCGCTCGCCGCGATCCGCACCACGTTGACCCGCGGCCCCGGTCCGCGCGGGCTGGCGCCCCCGCCCGAGCCGAACCCGTTCCTGTTCGGCAGCGCCGCCCCGGCCCGTGCCGCCCTGTTCTTCGCGCCCTTGCGGCTCGCGCTCACGGAGATCGCCCGCAACGAGACCTCGCCGGCCGCGCGCCTCAAGACCCTCGGCTATCTCGATGCGGTCCTCGCCGCCCGCGCGGCGCAGGCGCAAGGCTTCGACGAGGCTCTGTTCCTGAACACGCGGGGCCGCGTCGCCTGCGCCGGCACCGGCAATGTCTTTGCGGTTTTCGGAGGAACGCTCGTCACGCCGCCGCTGGAGGATGGCGTCCTGCCGGGCATCGTTCGGGCCGAGCTTCTTTCGAACCTCGCGCCGAGTGTCGGCATCACGGTCGAGGAGCGCCCGCTCCTGCCCTCCGAGCTGGCGGCGGCGGAGGCGCTGTTCGTCACCAACTCGCTGCGCCTGCTCGCGCCCGTGACGGTCCTCGGCGCGCGGGCCTATGACAGCGCCGGGCACGGGACGGTTCGCAGACTCTGCGCGGCTTTGCGGGAAACCGTGGCGGCGGAGTGCGGCGTCGAGGCGGACGCGCTCGATCCGTGA